One Verrucomicrobiales bacterium DNA segment encodes these proteins:
- a CDS encoding M36 family metallopeptidase: protein MPPSDRHRPLKVFLQQEAGLYGHGHEILANIEPTREITSRKSGLRSVTWEQKRDGIPVFEAVLIGHLTAADELLSVSSTFVPNLEALTVACVPDWNQLVPHPPLDVVQAISLAAEAIGETVSPEEIEPEGDASEEPDQRGQFSTPSLPGTISARLTWLPLKRDEITLAWRIELTRRQGAERYQVLIDARSAEVLIRRCLTLYLQDATYHVFTSDSPSPFSPGLCTHSNFQPPLLPRQWVTLAAKSTNASPLGWISAGENETRGNNVDAHLDLNADDFPDLPRPQGRPFRVFSPDLDLSRPAEENREAGVVQLFYWCNFMHDCLYELGFDEAAGNYQKDNFGRGGKGGDPILADAQDGSGVNNANFTPSADGEPGRIQMFVFDGAEPSRDGDLDAEIILHEYTHGLSTRLVGGGVGMTTLQAGGLGEGWSDFYALALLSESSDDPDACYAMGGYVTQGFFGLEENYYYGIRRYPYSTDLTKNPLTFRDIDPTQISAHEGIPRNPVFPFSRGLASEVHNQGEVWCVTLWDARSRLIKKHGFENGNRLILQLVTDGMKLSPPNPDFLQARDAILQADLINNRGSNQPELWAAFARRGMGFSAESPVSTTTTGVQEAFDLPDSLGLSGPRVLVFNGRQSGPFFTDCRTLTLTNQGETPILWAAAAERPEFRISPSSGSLAPRSFVTLEACLTDQALLLPVGRYLDRISITNLTTGVAQRRSLDIRILQFAEIPFTDDFEAAGLSPEWLVSKPDYGRVELTSLGNPHSGNAHLLMDSDSDGLPARNEVTLGLNLSGWTNVVMKFWAREFSDEPNPPPVGPFRDGADFDGVAISVDGSWWVEVQGLRRLTGTNQEFVVSLDGPIAEQGWHYGDRFQIRFNQFDNYPVPLDGIAIDDVAISGTPYRRFSLELPESIREGAGRHDLGAVVLGTPATEDVVFAVFADPPTELSVSLATVIPKGGTRGEFRIQAPDNGRLDGTRTVTLRAVAIDYHGHPAGLSIQDDESAVLSLSLPQEANEGAGQLAKAGQVTMSRPADNDLKVTLQASDPKKLRLPSVVTIPAGQSSARFDMVVLDGKEIEGPTEVEVRAGVGGWEPGQSSLRILDNDRPTLTLVLPAAISEGNPPVLGKVVLGGTVRSNVVVHIASSSPGEATAPGEVEVEAGELSANFELTVVDDVRPEGAQRVSVQAEAASFSPTSNSFTLLDDETPPEIHEPSPQDGSTNQPPRLELHWKPGFGEILVNGDFETGDLRGWQTASESAQGFVINNGDVNPDGPDTPAPAYEGDFNALLAQDAPGTHVMWQDVSIPADAKSARLSWFDYIHNHGTEYFDPSQQYRVEIQDLEGQILEVAFSTQPGDPLSTEWTQHEYDLTAFRGRTVRLMFAERDSLGFINVGVDKVSVELGSTGVTEFEVFVGTNTPLSTLNRIGRVNTNSIYLTNLPPLQTFYWQVAAIRGEATTLSPIWRFETRSVGQLHRFGWEPVTSGLLNGDPIQARLTAQDEFGLTVTNFAGEVELRCAIGPATSDSVLITEIDPGRDDQAEFTNVSPGPVDVGGWRITFFDLSRWPSPKRALIIPANTLIAPGKTFSIREGGRAPGSFPDFRLGTNVNWGFLSVGQPVAVLVQDASGNLVDFATAVDADPTLIQQPVRIPPLGWSGSPLPPITSQTNTWQRIGNRNHQSAQDWVIAPRTFGTLNPGLQLPFEPGTPATITPDRATHFTNGVWSGTLTLNGVGSPLVLWAFDRLGHAGRSGEFSVEAPNDLVLDQTSKPASAFLDQTFVVSYTITNTGPTPFEHVNWSAKLPAGLELVDRNASQGDWETTAEGVQCRVGRLDAGGAVLLRIGLRGLQPGHYQLASAVRSATPEAHLANNELTTRFDVNPPLLVIGDTTVAEGDSGTNFAQFRVRLSAPVKRLVTVHYRSEDDGAKAGSDYLAASGTLTFPAGTTNQTILVPVLGDTLYEVQERFLVRLDSPSEALLGDAEGRCSIAEEETEPRLVVEDLAVGERNGSDAVTARVSVQLTGQHSQDVAVTYFTQDGTARRVGDYLAQRGQLVFRVGETQHWVMVPIVADQRPEPTETFSILLTNSLGVAISRPAGLVTILDDDSDRLNLLSWSSIASTQEVQRPFRVSLTALDSLGNVVRSFEGPAHIRGIASRRQSGPTGGSNAWQFPLRTYFHDARSQFIYLPEDLGGAGTVRALSLPIETTPGQKLENFVLRIKSTPLREFGSRDWEEGNWQVVFHQDLLVTDPGDLKLRFDIPFFHDGMSSVAIDISFDNSSYSEDGLCRSVETAGIRGRVFESDSAFGSPLEWRAQTPPAELVSQVPEIRFWIDEEIPILPPLTGAFEQGVWTGEITVPARAEGLILEASVREGITGISDQFSVIPSTVPPQGPLITRFQIQATDVILEFLGDPDHRYQLENTDRLTLPIWEAVGAQVEGSASGTTVVVTGGAQHARRFYRVRQLP, encoded by the coding sequence GTGCCCCCCAGTGATCGGCATCGACCCCTCAAGGTCTTTCTCCAGCAAGAGGCCGGGCTCTATGGACATGGTCATGAGATCCTGGCCAACATCGAACCCACACGTGAGATCACCAGTCGGAAGAGCGGCCTGCGCAGCGTCACGTGGGAGCAGAAACGCGATGGCATTCCCGTGTTCGAGGCCGTGCTCATAGGACACCTCACCGCTGCCGACGAACTCCTGTCGGTTTCCAGCACCTTTGTTCCCAACCTCGAAGCCCTTACCGTCGCCTGCGTGCCGGATTGGAACCAACTCGTCCCGCATCCGCCCCTGGATGTGGTCCAGGCGATAAGCCTGGCGGCGGAGGCGATCGGTGAAACGGTTAGTCCCGAAGAAATCGAGCCCGAGGGGGATGCGTCCGAGGAACCCGACCAACGTGGGCAATTCAGCACCCCTTCCTTACCGGGGACCATATCGGCGCGACTGACTTGGCTACCGCTGAAACGCGATGAAATCACGCTGGCTTGGCGCATCGAACTGACCCGGCGTCAGGGAGCGGAACGGTACCAGGTCCTGATAGATGCCCGCTCGGCCGAGGTGCTCATTCGGCGCTGTCTCACCCTCTATCTTCAGGATGCCACCTACCATGTGTTCACGTCCGACAGCCCCAGCCCTTTCTCGCCGGGCCTGTGCACGCACTCGAACTTCCAGCCTCCCCTGCTACCCCGCCAATGGGTAACCTTGGCGGCCAAATCGACCAACGCCTCGCCCCTGGGCTGGATCTCGGCGGGCGAGAATGAGACGCGAGGGAACAACGTGGATGCTCACCTGGACCTGAATGCGGATGACTTCCCCGATCTACCACGGCCGCAAGGGCGTCCCTTCCGGGTGTTTTCGCCGGACCTAGACCTGTCCCGTCCCGCCGAAGAAAACCGGGAAGCCGGGGTCGTCCAGTTGTTCTACTGGTGCAACTTCATGCACGACTGCCTTTATGAACTGGGTTTTGACGAGGCGGCCGGTAACTACCAAAAGGACAACTTCGGTCGAGGGGGCAAGGGTGGAGACCCCATTCTGGCAGACGCTCAGGATGGATCGGGAGTGAACAACGCGAACTTCACCCCCTCAGCCGACGGTGAACCGGGACGGATTCAGATGTTCGTCTTCGATGGGGCGGAGCCTAGTCGCGATGGGGATCTGGATGCCGAGATCATCCTCCACGAATACACCCATGGCCTGAGTACCCGGTTGGTAGGCGGCGGCGTCGGGATGACCACTCTCCAGGCTGGAGGCCTGGGGGAAGGATGGTCCGATTTTTACGCCTTGGCCCTGTTGAGCGAGAGCTCCGACGACCCGGACGCCTGCTATGCCATGGGCGGTTACGTGACCCAGGGGTTTTTCGGATTGGAAGAAAACTACTACTACGGCATCCGCCGCTACCCATACTCCACCGATCTGACCAAAAACCCGCTCACCTTCCGCGACATCGACCCGACCCAAATCAGCGCCCACGAGGGAATTCCCCGGAATCCCGTCTTTCCCTTTTCCCGGGGACTGGCCAGCGAAGTTCACAATCAAGGCGAGGTCTGGTGCGTGACGTTGTGGGATGCCCGGTCACGACTGATTAAAAAGCATGGCTTCGAAAACGGCAACCGTTTGATCCTGCAACTCGTGACTGATGGCATGAAGCTATCGCCGCCCAATCCCGATTTTTTACAGGCGAGGGACGCCATCCTGCAGGCAGATCTCATCAACAACCGAGGCAGCAATCAACCTGAACTCTGGGCGGCCTTCGCCCGCCGAGGTATGGGCTTTAGCGCGGAATCCCCCGTCAGCACGACAACCACAGGTGTGCAGGAAGCCTTCGACTTGCCGGATTCGCTGGGACTCTCGGGCCCACGGGTCTTGGTGTTCAACGGCCGGCAGTCGGGACCTTTCTTTACCGATTGCCGCACCTTGACGCTCACGAATCAGGGTGAAACCCCGATCCTCTGGGCAGCCGCTGCGGAGCGTCCCGAGTTCCGCATCAGCCCGAGTTCAGGAAGCCTGGCACCACGATCGTTTGTGACCCTGGAAGCCTGCCTTACCGACCAGGCTCTGCTGCTGCCAGTCGGCCGCTATCTGGATCGGATAAGCATTACCAATCTGACCACTGGGGTAGCGCAACGTCGGTCCCTGGACATCCGGATCCTGCAGTTCGCTGAGATCCCGTTCACCGACGACTTCGAGGCCGCGGGGCTAAGCCCGGAATGGCTGGTCTCCAAACCGGACTACGGGCGAGTGGAACTCACCTCCTTGGGAAACCCCCATAGCGGCAATGCGCACCTGCTGATGGACAGCGATAGCGACGGGCTGCCGGCGCGCAACGAGGTCACCCTGGGCCTTAACCTCAGCGGTTGGACCAATGTGGTGATGAAATTTTGGGCCCGGGAGTTTAGCGACGAGCCCAACCCGCCGCCGGTGGGGCCGTTCCGTGATGGCGCGGACTTTGACGGCGTCGCAATCAGCGTGGATGGATCCTGGTGGGTGGAGGTTCAAGGCCTGCGAAGGCTCACCGGCACCAATCAAGAGTTCGTAGTGTCCCTCGACGGACCGATCGCCGAACAAGGATGGCACTACGGAGACCGGTTTCAGATTCGATTCAATCAGTTCGACAACTATCCGGTGCCGCTGGATGGCATCGCCATCGACGATGTGGCTATCAGCGGAACCCCCTACCGACGGTTCAGTCTCGAGCTGCCCGAGTCGATCCGAGAGGGTGCGGGAAGACACGATCTGGGCGCAGTGGTGCTGGGGACCCCGGCCACCGAGGACGTTGTTTTCGCAGTGTTCGCCGACCCCCCCACCGAACTGAGCGTCTCGTTGGCCACCGTCATTCCCAAAGGGGGGACCCGAGGTGAGTTTAGAATCCAGGCTCCGGACAACGGCCGACTGGACGGGACACGAACCGTAACCCTACGCGCGGTGGCGATCGACTATCATGGCCACCCGGCCGGGCTGTCCATCCAGGACGATGAGTCCGCGGTACTGAGCCTGAGTCTGCCGCAGGAGGCGAATGAAGGCGCGGGGCAATTGGCCAAAGCTGGCCAGGTCACCATGAGCCGCCCGGCCGACAACGACCTGAAAGTGACCTTGCAGGCGAGCGACCCCAAAAAGCTTCGTTTGCCCTCAGTCGTCACCATTCCCGCCGGGCAGTCTTCCGCTCGATTCGATATGGTGGTGTTGGATGGGAAAGAAATCGAGGGACCAACGGAAGTGGAGGTCCGGGCCGGAGTGGGCGGGTGGGAGCCAGGGCAGTCGTCACTCCGGATTCTCGACAACGATCGCCCGACGTTAACGCTGGTCCTGCCTGCCGCGATCAGCGAGGGAAATCCGCCCGTACTGGGCAAGGTGGTCCTGGGAGGAACGGTGCGCAGCAACGTGGTGGTGCACATCGCCAGCTCAAGCCCCGGCGAAGCGACCGCACCGGGGGAGGTGGAGGTGGAGGCCGGCGAGTTATCAGCCAACTTCGAGCTGACCGTGGTGGATGATGTCAGGCCCGAAGGCGCACAGCGCGTGTCGGTCCAAGCGGAGGCTGCGTCGTTCTCCCCGACGTCAAACTCGTTCACGCTCCTGGACGATGAAACGCCGCCTGAGATTCATGAACCGTCGCCCCAGGACGGAAGCACCAACCAGCCTCCGCGGCTCGAGCTCCACTGGAAGCCCGGGTTCGGAGAAATTTTGGTAAACGGCGATTTCGAGACCGGGGACTTGCGCGGCTGGCAGACGGCGTCTGAATCGGCGCAGGGGTTTGTGATCAACAATGGCGATGTAAACCCGGACGGCCCCGACACTCCTGCGCCCGCGTATGAAGGTGATTTCAATGCGCTATTGGCACAAGATGCCCCCGGTACACATGTCATGTGGCAGGATGTCTCGATTCCAGCGGATGCCAAATCCGCTCGATTGAGCTGGTTCGACTACATTCACAACCACGGTACGGAGTATTTCGATCCATCCCAGCAATACCGGGTGGAGATTCAGGATCTGGAAGGCCAGATCTTGGAGGTTGCGTTCTCGACCCAGCCGGGAGACCCGCTCAGCACGGAGTGGACCCAGCATGAATACGATCTCACAGCCTTCCGTGGGCGGACAGTGCGATTGATGTTCGCGGAGCGGGACAGCCTGGGTTTCATCAATGTGGGCGTGGACAAGGTGAGCGTGGAACTGGGCAGCACGGGCGTAACCGAATTCGAAGTGTTCGTGGGAACCAACACTCCGTTAAGCACTCTGAACCGCATCGGACGGGTGAACACCAACTCGATCTATCTCACCAATCTTCCTCCCCTCCAGACGTTCTATTGGCAAGTGGCAGCCATTCGAGGCGAGGCCACCACCCTGAGCCCGATCTGGCGGTTTGAAACGCGCAGCGTTGGGCAACTCCATCGCTTCGGATGGGAACCGGTGACCAGCGGACTCCTGAATGGCGACCCCATCCAAGCCCGGCTGACGGCCCAGGATGAGTTCGGACTCACCGTCACCAACTTCGCGGGAGAGGTGGAACTCCGCTGCGCCATAGGGCCTGCGACGTCGGACAGCGTCCTGATTACCGAAATCGATCCGGGCCGAGATGATCAGGCTGAATTCACCAACGTGAGTCCAGGCCCGGTCGATGTCGGGGGCTGGCGGATCACCTTCTTCGACCTGAGCCGTTGGCCCTCTCCCAAGCGAGCCCTGATCATTCCGGCCAACACATTGATCGCTCCCGGGAAGACCTTTTCGATTCGCGAAGGAGGGCGAGCGCCGGGCAGCTTCCCCGATTTCCGGCTGGGAACGAACGTCAACTGGGGCTTCCTGTCCGTAGGACAGCCGGTAGCAGTTCTGGTCCAGGACGCATCCGGAAACTTGGTCGACTTTGCCACGGCGGTGGACGCAGATCCGACGCTCATTCAGCAGCCCGTCCGGATCCCGCCATTGGGGTGGAGTGGCAGTCCCCTTCCCCCGATCACCAGCCAAACCAACACCTGGCAACGGATCGGGAACCGAAATCACCAATCGGCCCAAGATTGGGTTATCGCCCCCAGAACTTTCGGAACTCTCAACCCAGGTCTCCAACTTCCCTTCGAGCCCGGCACCCCTGCGACCATTACTCCTGACCGAGCGACGCACTTCACCAATGGAGTGTGGTCCGGAACCCTCACTCTCAATGGGGTGGGCTCGCCCCTGGTGCTCTGGGCCTTTGATCGTCTAGGACATGCCGGCCGATCAGGAGAATTCTCAGTGGAGGCCCCCAATGATCTAGTCCTGGACCAAACCTCCAAGCCAGCCTCGGCGTTTCTAGACCAAACGTTTGTGGTCAGCTACACCATCACCAACACCGGCCCAACACCGTTCGAACACGTGAATTGGTCAGCCAAGCTGCCGGCCGGTTTGGAGCTGGTTGACCGGAACGCCAGCCAAGGGGACTGGGAAACGACGGCGGAGGGAGTTCAGTGCCGAGTGGGCCGATTGGACGCTGGAGGTGCAGTGCTGCTGAGGATCGGCCTGCGGGGGCTCCAGCCCGGGCATTACCAACTCGCCAGCGCCGTAAGGTCGGCAACCCCCGAAGCGCACCTGGCCAATAACGAGCTGACGACCCGATTCGATGTAAATCCACCCCTACTGGTGATCGGGGATACAACCGTCGCTGAAGGGGACTCGGGAACCAACTTCGCACAGTTCAGAGTTCGTCTCTCCGCTCCGGTAAAACGTTTGGTGACGGTTCACTACCGTAGCGAGGACGATGGCGCCAAAGCCGGGTCGGACTATCTCGCGGCCAGTGGCACTCTGACTTTCCCAGCCGGAACAACCAATCAGACAATCCTCGTGCCGGTCCTCGGCGATACGCTCTACGAGGTGCAGGAACGGTTCCTCGTCCGACTCGACTCCCCGTCCGAAGCACTCCTCGGTGACGCCGAGGGCCGATGCTCCATCGCGGAAGAGGAAACAGAACCCCGACTGGTCGTCGAGGATCTGGCGGTCGGCGAGCGCAACGGCAGCGATGCCGTCACGGCCCGAGTCTCGGTCCAGCTCACCGGACAGCACAGCCAGGATGTGGCAGTCACCTACTTCACCCAGGACGGAACCGCTCGCCGGGTGGGAGACTACCTGGCGCAGCGCGGGCAACTCGTATTCCGGGTGGGGGAGACTCAGCATTGGGTCATGGTTCCCATCGTGGCGGACCAGAGGCCGGAGCCCACCGAAACCTTCAGCATCCTACTGACCAACTCCTTGGGCGTCGCCATCTCCAGACCAGCCGGGTTGGTGACCATCCTCGACGATGATAGTGACCGCCTCAATCTATTGTCCTGGTCGTCCATCGCATCGACCCAAGAGGTGCAGAGGCCGTTCCGGGTCAGCTTAACCGCGCTGGACAGCCTCGGAAACGTCGTCAGAAGCTTCGAAGGACCCGCGCACATCAGGGGCATCGCGTCACGACGGCAGTCTGGCCCCACGGGCGGAAGCAATGCGTGGCAGTTCCCCCTCCGCACCTATTTTCACGATGCGAGGTCGCAATTCATCTACCTTCCGGAGGACTTAGGCGGAGCCGGCACCGTGCGAGCCCTGTCCCTGCCGATCGAGACCACCCCCGGGCAGAAGCTGGAGAATTTCGTCCTGCGAATTAAATCCACTCCGCTTCGCGAGTTCGGCAGCCGGGACTGGGAGGAGGGAAACTGGCAGGTCGTTTTTCATCAAGATCTGTTGGTGACCGACCCTGGGGACCTGAAGCTGCGCTTCGACATCCCGTTCTTCCATGACGGGATGAGCTCCGTCGCCATCGACATCAGTTTTGACAACAGTTCTTACAGCGAGGATGGGCTGTGTCGCTCGGTGGAGACCGCCGGGATCCGAGGGCGGGTGTTTGAATCGGACAGCGCATTTGGGTCCCCCCTAGAGTGGCGAGCCCAAACGCCGCCAGCGGAATTGGTCAGCCAAGTGCCGGAAATCCGGTTTTGGATCGACGAGGAGATTCCGATCCTCCCACCGCTCACCGGCGCGTTTGAACAAGGCGTCTGGACGGGGGAGATCACCGTTCCTGCCAGGGCCGAGGGCCTGATTTTGGAAGCCTCCGTGCGCGAAGGCATCACGGGAATCAGCGACCAGTTTAGTGTCATTCCGAGCACGGTGCCGCCGCAAGGACCCTTGATCACGCGCTTCCAAATCCAAGCCACCGACGTGATCTTGGAATTTTTGGGCGACCCGGACCATCGCTACCAACTCGAGAACACCGATCGGCTGACCCTGCCCATTTGGGAGGCGGTGGGAGCCCAGGTCGAGGGGTCGGCTTCGGGAACGACCGTCGTCGTGACCGGGGGAGCGCAACATGCTCGCCGCTTCTATCGGGTACGCCAGCTCCCTTGA
- a CDS encoding patatin-like phospholipase family protein has protein sequence MIARANNLRLDEGAREFTPDDTVPAEPTLPPPVPLLRKPRVGLALSCGGAKGLAHIGVIQVLEENGIEVDAIAGSSMGAYIAAIWGFGHDGKKMEALAREYEGRFGLRRLLDPVFPPRQGFIRGERMKRRLQRTIGELQFSDMVRKAMVIATELNSLEKVVFTSGEVASAVHASVAIPGVCVPVQIGGRAYIDGGIADPLPVDVLKEAGMDRVIAVNTIPPPSFLKCCEEQMREQAVLRGEKAGLVGFLNRHVNYFAPGNILDIMMRAVHGSQVRVAEAACRRADLVLRPLAIEGSWIEFNHPQKYIELGRRVARENLGAIKAVLSARIPSYEHQPTRRAVGTVV, from the coding sequence ATGATCGCACGAGCGAACAATCTTCGGTTGGATGAGGGAGCCAGGGAGTTCACCCCGGACGATACGGTTCCTGCCGAGCCGACGTTGCCCCCACCCGTTCCTCTGCTCCGCAAACCTCGAGTTGGTCTTGCCCTGTCTTGTGGCGGCGCCAAAGGACTGGCCCACATCGGAGTGATCCAGGTCTTAGAGGAGAATGGGATTGAAGTGGACGCCATCGCCGGCTCCAGCATGGGAGCTTACATCGCGGCGATCTGGGGCTTCGGGCACGACGGGAAGAAGATGGAGGCCCTGGCCCGGGAGTATGAGGGGCGGTTTGGGCTGCGTCGGCTGCTGGATCCCGTGTTCCCCCCGCGTCAGGGCTTTATTCGCGGAGAGCGGATGAAGCGTCGGCTGCAGCGGACCATTGGCGAACTCCAGTTTTCCGACATGGTGCGCAAGGCCATGGTCATCGCCACCGAACTGAACTCCTTGGAAAAAGTCGTCTTCACCAGCGGGGAGGTCGCCTCGGCGGTCCATGCCAGTGTGGCAATCCCGGGTGTCTGCGTTCCGGTGCAGATCGGCGGTCGGGCCTACATTGATGGAGGGATTGCCGATCCCCTGCCGGTGGATGTGCTCAAAGAGGCCGGCATGGATCGGGTGATCGCCGTCAACACCATCCCGCCCCCTAGCTTTCTGAAATGCTGTGAGGAGCAGATGCGCGAGCAGGCGGTGTTGCGCGGTGAGAAGGCAGGCCTGGTTGGCTTTCTCAATCGGCACGTGAACTATTTCGCTCCTGGCAACATTCTCGACATCATGATGCGGGCGGTTCACGGATCGCAGGTGCGGGTGGCGGAGGCGGCCTGCCGCCGGGCCGACCTGGTGCTGCGGCCGTTGGCGATCGAGGGCAGCTGGATCGAGTTCAACCATCCTCAAAAATACATTGAGCTCGGGCGGCGGGTCGCCCGGGAAAATCTTGGAGCTATCAAAGCAGTTCTCAGCGCAAGGATTCCGTCGTATGAACATCAACCAACTCGGAGAGCGGTGGGCACGGTTGTCTGA
- a CDS encoding AMP-binding protein, which produces MNINQLGERWARLSEPEVRRMQDARLRDYLRNVVLPSSAFYRSVFEQHGLTADSIRTVADLRRLPFTSKADLMNSPEHPQRSRDFMLIPDPKVIGSRPSTIIRAILQGRARVKDEIEQEYRPIFMTSTTGRSADPVPFVYSRFDLEVLAAAGKRLFEVCGARREMKLMNLFPHAPHLAFWQTHYGGMEFGSLVVSTGGGKCMGTDGHLRMMRKLKPDVLIGMPTFIYHVFQQAVEEGVRCENLCRVVLGGERVAEGLRRKLTQMAAALGARSFDIVGTYGFTEAKMAWGQCPVAPDAASTGYHLYPDFGLFEVVDPKTGEPLPPGTGGELVYTPLSSRGSVVLRYRTGDIIDGGQVFERCPCCGRSVPRLVGSIRRSTEVRELRLDKIKGTLVDFNQLEHVLDDADAIGAWQLELRKRNDDPLEVDEVILHAHKVSNLDSEKLKQDLQNRFAAKTEIHLNRIIFHDAEEMRTLQGVGVQLKEVKVVDHRPAESTAQVAKPAAAVPAALLGAQPVTGLSGELAMLSRN; this is translated from the coding sequence ATGAACATCAACCAACTCGGAGAGCGGTGGGCACGGTTGTCTGAGCCGGAGGTTCGCCGGATGCAGGATGCCCGGCTTAGGGACTACCTGCGCAACGTCGTGCTGCCTTCCTCGGCCTTCTACCGCTCGGTTTTCGAGCAACACGGCCTGACAGCCGACTCGATTCGCACGGTGGCTGATCTCCGCCGCCTGCCCTTCACTTCGAAGGCCGATCTCATGAATTCGCCCGAGCATCCGCAGCGGTCTCGAGACTTCATGCTGATTCCGGATCCGAAGGTGATTGGAAGTCGTCCTTCGACCATAATACGGGCGATCCTGCAGGGGCGGGCCCGGGTGAAGGATGAGATTGAGCAGGAGTATCGGCCGATTTTCATGACGTCGACCACCGGCCGGTCGGCGGACCCAGTCCCTTTCGTCTACAGCCGCTTTGATCTGGAGGTGTTGGCTGCCGCGGGCAAGCGGCTCTTCGAGGTCTGTGGTGCTCGGCGCGAAATGAAGCTCATGAATCTGTTCCCGCACGCCCCGCATCTTGCCTTCTGGCAGACGCACTATGGCGGCATGGAGTTTGGCTCGCTGGTGGTGAGCACAGGCGGAGGCAAGTGCATGGGGACCGATGGCCACCTGAGAATGATGCGCAAGCTTAAGCCTGATGTGCTGATCGGCATGCCCACTTTCATTTACCATGTTTTCCAACAGGCGGTGGAGGAGGGCGTGCGCTGCGAGAATCTGTGCCGGGTGGTGCTGGGAGGTGAGCGGGTGGCGGAGGGGCTTCGACGCAAGCTCACCCAGATGGCAGCCGCGCTGGGGGCGCGGAGCTTCGATATTGTGGGCACCTACGGATTCACCGAGGCCAAGATGGCATGGGGTCAATGCCCGGTCGCCCCCGACGCCGCCTCCACGGGCTACCACCTGTATCCGGACTTCGGACTCTTTGAAGTGGTTGACCCCAAAACCGGTGAGCCGCTTCCGCCCGGAACCGGGGGGGAACTGGTCTACACGCCGCTTTCTTCGCGGGGGAGTGTGGTGTTGCGCTACCGAACGGGCGATATCATCGATGGGGGGCAGGTTTTTGAGCGATGCCCTTGCTGCGGACGTTCCGTGCCCAGACTGGTTGGGAGCATTCGTCGCAGCACCGAGGTGAGGGAGCTGCGCCTCGACAAGATCAAAGGGACTCTGGTCGACTTCAATCAACTGGAGCACGTGCTCGACGATGCCGACGCCATCGGGGCCTGGCAGCTCGAGCTGCGCAAGCGCAATGACGATCCCTTGGAAGTCGATGAGGTCATCCTGCATGCGCACAAGGTTTCGAATCTCGACAGTGAGAAGCTGAAGCAGGATTTGCAGAACCGTTTCGCCGCCAAGACAGAGATCCATCTCAATCGGATTATCTTTCACGACGCCGAAGAGATGCGGACTTTGCAGGGAGTGGGGGTGCAGTTGAAGGAGGTGAAGGTGGTCGATCATCGTCCGGCTGAATCGACTGCGCAGGTCGCCAAACCCGCGGCTGCGGTTCCCGCCGCTTTGCTCGGGGCGCAGCCGGTCACCGGCTTGAGCGGTGAACTGGCCATGCTTTCCCGCAATTGA